From a single Methylosinus sp. H3A genomic region:
- a CDS encoding Ppx/GppA phosphatase family protein, protein MGAGSRASDDGSSDPARNCASGSPQARGNRALSDERRDDHVYAALDLGTNNCRLLIARPEQRSRRKTDMLRIVDAFSRIVRLGEGMGASRRISEPAIERTLDALDVCREKMSGRGVSRARLIATQACRAAENGAEFVERVRERTGLLLEVIDRETEARLAARGCGSLADPRAESILLFDIGGGSTELVWLTRDARGCQLRHWISLELGVVSLAERFGGRSVSASVYEAMTARALEAVAAFAERTAAERRCERFHLLGTSGTVTTLAGVHLGLERYDRWRVDGLWLSDEDATRAIDSLRAMDFDQRAANGCIGPQRADLVLAGCAIFEAIRHFFPATRTRIADRGLREGMLLEMMEADGAFARES, encoded by the coding sequence GTGGGCGCCGGGTCGCGCGCGTCCGACGACGGATCGAGCGATCCCGCCCGCAATTGCGCCAGCGGCTCGCCGCAGGCGCGCGGTAATCGCGCCCTCTCGGACGAGCGCCGCGACGACCATGTCTATGCCGCGCTCGATCTCGGCACCAATAATTGCCGGTTGTTGATCGCGCGGCCCGAGCAGCGCTCCCGGCGCAAGACCGACATGCTGCGCATCGTCGACGCCTTCTCGCGCATCGTGCGGCTCGGCGAGGGCATGGGCGCTTCGCGCCGCATCAGCGAGCCGGCGATCGAGCGCACGCTCGACGCTCTTGACGTCTGCCGCGAGAAAATGAGCGGCCGCGGCGTCTCCCGCGCCCGGCTCATCGCCACACAGGCCTGCCGCGCGGCGGAAAACGGCGCCGAATTCGTCGAGCGCGTGCGTGAGCGCACCGGCCTCCTGCTCGAGGTCATCGACCGCGAGACCGAGGCGCGCCTCGCCGCCCGCGGCTGCGGCTCGCTCGCCGACCCCCGCGCCGAGAGCATATTGCTCTTCGACATCGGCGGGGGCTCCACCGAGCTCGTCTGGCTGACGCGTGACGCGCGCGGCTGTCAATTGCGCCATTGGATATCGCTCGAGCTGGGCGTCGTCTCGCTCGCCGAGCGCTTCGGCGGCAGGAGCGTGAGCGCTTCCGTCTATGAGGCGATGACCGCGCGCGCGCTCGAGGCCGTCGCCGCCTTCGCCGAGCGCACGGCGGCGGAACGGCGCTGCGAGCGTTTCCACCTGCTCGGCACCTCCGGCACGGTGACGACGCTGGCCGGCGTGCATCTGGGCCTCGAGCGCTACGACCGCTGGCGCGTCGACGGTCTCTGGCTCTCCGACGAGGACGCCACGCGCGCGATCGATTCGCTGCGCGCCATGGATTTCGACCAGCGCGCCGCCAATGGCTGCATCGGTCCGCAGCGCGCCGATCTCGTGCTCGCCGGCTGCGCGATTTTCGAGGCCATTCGCCACTTCTTTCCGGCGACCCGCACGCGCATCGCCGATCGTGGTCTGCGCGAGGGCATGCTGCTCGAGATGATGGAGGCCGACGGCGCCTTCGCGCGCGAGAGCTGA
- a CDS encoding RNA polymerase sigma factor, with protein sequence MSDIKFLSFRELFLRNKRGLLTFLARRVGREEAPDLLQETFVRALRHERFETVVDSTAFLKQIAVNLTKDFARRRKTETRYLDFGDPPEQTPSEDASPEELVDHGRKARIVLETIEALPPRCREVCLLVMHEGASLNEAARRLGISETMARRHLRLALLRCRAALD encoded by the coding sequence ATGTCGGACATCAAATTCTTGTCGTTCCGCGAGCTTTTCCTTCGCAACAAACGGGGCCTGCTCACCTTTCTGGCGCGCCGGGTCGGACGCGAGGAGGCCCCCGATCTGCTTCAGGAGACCTTCGTGCGCGCGCTGCGCCACGAACGCTTCGAAACCGTCGTCGATTCGACCGCCTTTCTGAAGCAGATCGCCGTCAATCTCACCAAGGATTTCGCGCGTCGCCGCAAGACCGAGACCCGCTATCTCGATTTCGGCGACCCGCCCGAGCAGACGCCCTCGGAGGACGCGTCGCCGGAGGAGCTCGTCGATCATGGCCGCAAGGCCCGCATCGTGCTCGAGACGATCGAGGCGCTGCCGCCGCGGTGTCGGGAGGTCTGCCTGCTCGTCATGCACGAGGGCGCGTCCTTGAACGAGGCGGCGCGGCGGCTCGGCATTTCCGAGACGATGGCGCGCCGGCATCTGCGCCTCGCGCTGCTGCGCTGCCGGGCGGCGCTCGATTGA
- a CDS encoding FecR domain-containing protein codes for MTDYNDGFEHDSPRSAAVNWWIRLRAGALSASEKAAFEAWRAADPANAAAFDDMAEMCGFVESLAPNRPAERRPPTTKRPLLAGAMTIAAALGLVAFIGLDDLSAWLRSDIYAGVGDRKSVTLEDGSRVELDARSAISLHFEAGRRRLTLLEGEAWFQVAPDAARPFVVEAAGGAVTALGTAFDVAVDKNEARVTVTEHRVEVASGGGAVIVEEGAQSAFAADHAARAPESVDVKRATAWRRGKLIFENRPLSEVLAALGRHRRGYVYCLGGASCARRVTGVFDAEDPAQTLREIEAFLGLRAFHVTDYLILLHG; via the coding sequence ATGACTGACTATAACGACGGTTTCGAGCACGACAGTCCGCGCAGCGCCGCCGTCAACTGGTGGATACGGCTGCGAGCGGGCGCGCTTTCGGCGAGCGAGAAGGCCGCGTTCGAGGCGTGGCGGGCGGCCGACCCGGCCAATGCCGCGGCCTTCGACGATATGGCCGAAATGTGCGGCTTCGTGGAGAGTCTCGCGCCGAATCGGCCCGCGGAGCGCCGCCCTCCCACGACGAAGCGCCCGCTCCTGGCCGGCGCGATGACGATCGCCGCCGCCCTCGGCCTCGTCGCTTTCATCGGCCTCGATGATCTTTCCGCCTGGCTGCGCTCGGATATCTACGCCGGCGTGGGCGATCGCAAGAGCGTGACGCTGGAGGACGGATCGCGCGTCGAGCTCGACGCGCGATCGGCCATTTCGCTGCATTTCGAGGCCGGCCGGCGGCGGCTGACGCTGCTCGAGGGCGAGGCCTGGTTTCAGGTCGCGCCGGACGCCGCGCGGCCCTTCGTCGTGGAGGCGGCCGGCGGCGCGGTGACCGCGCTCGGCACGGCTTTCGACGTCGCGGTGGACAAGAACGAGGCGCGCGTCACCGTCACCGAGCATCGCGTCGAGGTCGCGAGCGGCGGCGGCGCGGTGATCGTCGAGGAAGGCGCCCAGAGCGCTTTTGCCGCCGACCATGCCGCCCGGGCGCCCGAATCCGTCGACGTCAAGCGCGCCACCGCCTGGCGGCGCGGCAAGCTGATCTTCGAGAACAGGCCGCTCAGCGAAGTGCTCGCCGCGCTCGGGCGACACCGGCGCGGCTATGTCTATTGCCTCGGCGGCGCGAGCTGCGCGCGGCGCGTGACCGGCGTTTTCGACGCCGAGGATCCGGCCCAGACGCTGCGCGAGATCGAGGCCTTCCTCGGCCTGCGCGCATTCCATGTCACCGACTATCTGATCCTGCTTCACGGGTGA
- a CDS encoding TonB-dependent siderophore receptor: protein MASKSARGERQGRGNMGSAVATAALGAFMTGTGVSDSPAQAAIAPQERSGAIQTYRIPAGSVASALNVIADENDLHVLYDARMTRGLRTAGLIGAYSVREALGALLAGTGLTYEFSRDGQAVSIVLAQNDTGTRTDASAATPLPAIDIGAATNGRSDGARGRPAPGPGDRYTGYNAASAPATLKVDTPLLKTPIAVEVVTRQTMDDQQAISVNDALLSNVSGVTQGISGIELFKVRGFYSTVGNVYKNGLMEYRLRNLDTTNLQSIEVLKGPAAMLFGRGEPGGIINLVVKRPLETPYFSLNQQVKSFGGTRTTLDATGPLNDEKSVLYRFNGEFYSTDSYRNFVTDRNLFIAPTITIRPIEQFKMNIDFEYQNKTYVDDYPIFPAIGGAPANIPVSRYLGEPSIMKSTPNHFERKRIAYDATYEFLPGWSLTNRLSYYHIDTRNENLQILGVNQATGVMNRTVNFLPGYGEDSFGANVDLKGHFTTGPIEHSVLLGYDYFGTYLPVNLTYFTSPISAINIYAPTYWLAENPYRGIASYGVAGQKWTGVYGQDMLSFFDDSVHVLLGGRYDWTETGSNKIGTSDYAARASYVNVYANAFSPRVGVVYQPLPWISLFGDFTQSFGANNGTTQNLAPLAPQKGEQYEAGVKAELLDKRLSLTMAYFDIVKSNVPYTDPTNTRNTLLIGKARSQGFEFDLTGRIDDNWSVIANYTHDDVRTVEGSPSYNPLTLITTQLAVTGKKLAGSPRNYGNLWVKYDADGDFRGLGLGAGVSVSESYLGDNANSFVVPGYAVVNGMISYTTQIAGLTVTGQLNVKNIGDARYFPASYDRYTIQTGAPRTFLGSLRVEF, encoded by the coding sequence ATGGCGAGCAAGTCGGCGCGCGGCGAGCGACAAGGCAGAGGGAATATGGGTTCGGCGGTCGCGACGGCGGCGCTCGGCGCCTTCATGACAGGAACGGGAGTCTCGGACTCGCCGGCCCAGGCGGCCATTGCGCCGCAGGAGAGATCGGGCGCGATCCAGACCTATCGTATTCCGGCCGGCTCGGTGGCCTCGGCGCTGAATGTCATCGCCGACGAGAACGATCTTCATGTTCTCTACGACGCGCGCATGACGCGTGGTCTGAGGACGGCGGGGCTCATCGGCGCTTATTCTGTGCGCGAGGCGCTCGGCGCGCTGCTGGCCGGCACTGGCCTCACTTATGAATTCTCGCGCGACGGGCAGGCCGTCTCGATCGTGCTGGCGCAGAACGACACCGGGACGCGGACCGACGCGAGCGCGGCGACGCCGCTGCCGGCGATCGACATTGGCGCGGCGACGAACGGACGTAGCGATGGCGCGCGCGGCCGTCCGGCGCCGGGGCCGGGCGATCGCTACACAGGCTATAACGCCGCGAGCGCGCCGGCGACATTGAAGGTGGACACGCCGCTCTTGAAGACGCCCATCGCCGTCGAGGTGGTGACGCGCCAGACGATGGACGATCAGCAGGCGATTTCCGTCAACGACGCGCTGCTCTCCAATGTCAGCGGCGTGACGCAGGGCATCAGCGGCATCGAGCTGTTCAAGGTGCGAGGCTTCTATAGCACCGTCGGCAACGTCTACAAGAACGGGCTGATGGAATACAGGCTGCGCAATCTCGACACGACCAACCTTCAATCAATCGAAGTGCTGAAAGGTCCGGCCGCCATGCTGTTCGGCAGAGGCGAGCCCGGCGGCATCATCAATCTGGTCGTCAAGCGTCCGCTCGAGACGCCCTATTTTTCATTGAACCAACAGGTGAAATCCTTCGGCGGGACACGAACGACGCTCGACGCCACCGGGCCGCTGAACGACGAAAAGAGCGTTCTCTACCGTTTCAACGGCGAATTCTACAGCACCGATTCCTATCGCAATTTCGTGACCGATCGGAATCTCTTCATCGCGCCGACGATCACAATTCGTCCGATCGAACAATTCAAGATGAACATCGACTTCGAATATCAGAACAAGACCTATGTCGACGATTATCCGATCTTCCCTGCGATCGGCGGCGCTCCGGCCAATATTCCGGTGAGCCGATATTTGGGCGAGCCGTCCATCATGAAATCGACTCCCAACCACTTCGAGCGCAAGCGCATCGCCTATGACGCGACTTACGAATTCCTTCCCGGCTGGAGCCTGACGAACCGGCTCAGCTATTACCATATCGACACGAGAAACGAGAATCTCCAGATACTGGGCGTCAATCAGGCGACGGGCGTGATGAACCGCACCGTGAACTTCCTGCCCGGCTATGGCGAGGACAGCTTCGGCGCCAATGTCGATCTGAAGGGCCATTTCACGACCGGGCCGATCGAGCATTCCGTGCTGCTCGGATACGACTATTTCGGAACCTACCTACCCGTGAACCTCACCTATTTCACGAGCCCGATCAGCGCGATCAATATTTATGCGCCCACCTATTGGCTGGCCGAGAACCCCTATCGAGGGATCGCCAGCTACGGCGTGGCGGGACAGAAATGGACCGGCGTCTACGGCCAGGACATGCTCTCCTTCTTCGACGATTCGGTGCATGTGCTGCTCGGCGGACGCTACGACTGGACGGAAACGGGCTCGAACAAGATCGGAACGTCCGACTATGCCGCACGCGCCTCTTACGTGAACGTCTACGCCAACGCCTTCAGCCCGCGCGTCGGCGTCGTCTACCAGCCGCTTCCATGGATTTCGCTGTTTGGCGATTTCACGCAGTCCTTCGGCGCGAACAATGGCACGACGCAAAATCTCGCGCCTCTGGCTCCACAGAAAGGCGAGCAATATGAAGCAGGCGTCAAAGCGGAGCTCCTGGACAAGCGCCTCTCGCTGACGATGGCCTATTTCGACATCGTCAAGTCCAACGTCCCCTATACCGATCCGACGAACACGCGAAATACGCTGCTGATCGGCAAGGCTCGCAGCCAGGGCTTCGAATTCGATCTGACCGGCCGCATCGACGACAATTGGAGCGTGATCGCCAATTATACGCATGACGATGTGCGTACGGTGGAGGGATCGCCCTCCTATAATCCGCTCACCCTCATCACGACCCAGCTCGCCGTCACGGGCAAGAAGCTGGCGGGGAGTCCGCGCAATTACGGAAATCTCTGGGTGAAATATGATGCGGACGGCGATTTCCGCGGCCTTGGTCTCGGCGCCGGCGTGTCGGTCTCCGAGAGCTATCTCGGCGACAACGCCAATAGCTTCGTCGTGCCGGGCTATGCGGTCGTCAACGGCATGATCTCCTACACGACGCAGATCGCCGGCCTCACTGTCACGGGTCAGCTGAATGTGAAGAACATCGGCGATGCGCGGTATTTTCCGGCGTCTTACGACCGCTACACCATCCAGACCGGCGCCCCGCGCACATTCCTCGGCTCGCTGCGGGTGGAGTTCTGA
- a CDS encoding Imm74 family immunity protein encodes MARRSAIQIEMTEGAIRILSGGRVLTIANSAPPPDADEDTDFFIRLDDIDHWDAPDEEVVIDIVELQSILEAIEEELERHGLSVTFE; translated from the coding sequence ATGGCGCGACGCAGTGCGATCCAGATCGAGATGACGGAGGGCGCGATCCGCATCCTCTCCGGCGGGCGCGTTCTGACGATCGCCAATTCGGCGCCGCCGCCGGACGCCGACGAGGACACGGATTTCTTCATCCGCCTCGACGACATCGACCATTGGGACGCGCCCGACGAGGAGGTCGTCATCGACATCGTCGAGCTGCAGAGCATTCTGGAGGCGATAGAGGAAGAGCTCGAACGCCACGGGCTCAGCGTGACGTTCGAGTGA
- the mutY gene encoding A/G-specific adenine glycosylase gives MSRASAKSSAETPPRPDPRALLLWYDRRRRDLPWRAGPGERADPYAVWLSEIMLQQTTVEAVKPYFHAFLARWPSVAALAAAPLDEVMKAWAGLGYYARARNLHACAQQVAFERQGIFPQDEAELLSLPGVGPYTAAAVAAIAFDTPCVAVDGNVERVVARLFAIDKPAREAKRELREKAQTLLPPARAGDFTQALMDLGATVCTPRGPRCDLCPFAPACAAARRGETERFPVKAPKLEKPLRRGAAFVLTSGGAVLLRTRPARGLLGGMSEFPSTPFRVDFDPSRAGAHAPVAARWRALPGEVEHVFTHFSLRLTIFAATLPAPPQIENGRWTPLARLCEEGLPTLMRKVAVRAGLIVE, from the coding sequence ATGTCGAGAGCTTCCGCCAAATCATCCGCCGAAACGCCGCCGCGGCCCGACCCGCGCGCGCTGCTCCTCTGGTACGACCGTCGCCGGCGCGATCTGCCCTGGCGCGCCGGGCCGGGCGAACGCGCCGATCCTTACGCCGTCTGGCTGTCGGAGATCATGCTGCAGCAGACGACGGTGGAGGCGGTCAAACCCTATTTTCACGCCTTTCTCGCGCGCTGGCCGAGCGTCGCGGCGCTCGCCGCCGCCCCGCTCGACGAGGTGATGAAGGCCTGGGCCGGCCTCGGCTATTACGCCCGCGCTCGCAATCTCCACGCCTGCGCGCAGCAGGTGGCTTTCGAGCGCCAGGGAATTTTCCCGCAGGACGAGGCCGAGCTGCTCTCACTGCCCGGCGTCGGCCCCTATACGGCGGCGGCGGTGGCGGCCATCGCCTTCGATACGCCCTGCGTCGCCGTGGACGGCAATGTCGAGCGCGTCGTCGCCCGTCTCTTCGCCATCGACAAGCCGGCGCGCGAGGCCAAGCGCGAATTGCGCGAAAAGGCGCAGACGTTGCTTCCCCCCGCTCGCGCGGGCGATTTCACCCAGGCGCTGATGGACCTCGGCGCGACGGTCTGCACGCCGCGTGGGCCGCGCTGCGATCTCTGCCCCTTCGCTCCGGCCTGCGCGGCCGCGCGGCGCGGCGAGACGGAGCGCTTCCCCGTCAAGGCGCCGAAGCTGGAGAAGCCCCTGCGCCGCGGCGCCGCCTTCGTGCTGACGAGCGGCGGCGCCGTATTGCTGCGCACGCGGCCGGCGCGCGGTCTGCTCGGCGGCATGAGCGAATTTCCTTCGACGCCGTTCCGCGTCGATTTCGACCCCTCGCGGGCGGGCGCTCATGCGCCTGTCGCGGCGCGCTGGCGGGCGCTGCCCGGCGAGGTCGAGCATGTGTTCACGCATTTTTCGCTGCGTCTGACGATATTTGCCGCGACGCTTCCGGCGCCGCCCCAAATCGAGAACGGCCGTTGGACGCCGCTCGCGCGCCTTTGCGAGGAGGGGCTTCCGACCTTGATGCGAAAAGTGGCCGTCCGGGCCGGTTTGATTGTAGAGTGA
- a CDS encoding DUF721 domain-containing protein — MAGPATGRSKSRQSRSLGEFVDKALDPLAARQGFSESSLLLRWEAIVGARVAAICEPMKLQWPPRAKNRPAEKKDEPATLALRVEPGFGLDIQHMSAAIIERVNTHLGWRCVAKVTMKQEPLLPRRVRPAKPPVDLAARRQAEAVTEGVADERLRAALVALGERALAKPAS; from the coding sequence ATGGCCGGACCAGCCACGGGGCGCTCGAAATCCAGGCAGTCGCGCTCGCTCGGCGAATTCGTCGACAAGGCGCTCGACCCGCTGGCCGCGCGCCAGGGCTTCAGCGAGTCGTCGCTGCTGTTGCGCTGGGAGGCGATCGTCGGCGCGCGCGTCGCCGCCATATGCGAGCCGATGAAGCTGCAATGGCCCCCGCGCGCCAAGAACCGCCCGGCCGAGAAGAAAGACGAGCCGGCGACGCTGGCGCTGCGCGTCGAGCCGGGCTTTGGCCTCGACATTCAGCATATGAGCGCCGCCATCATCGAGCGCGTGAACACCCATCTCGGCTGGCGCTGCGTCGCCAAGGTGACGATGAAGCAGGAGCCGCTGCTCCCCCGCCGGGTCCGGCCCGCGAAACCGCCCGTCGACCTCGCCGCGCGACGGCAGGCCGAAGCTGTGACCGAAGGGGTCGCCGACGAGCGGCTGAGGGCGGCGCTGGTCGCGCTGGGCGAGCGCGCTTTGGCCAAGCCCGCGTCGTGA
- a CDS encoding FAD-binding oxidoreductase: protein MQQTADVAVLGAGMVGVSAALHLQARGREVVLVDRHGAAGLETSFGNAGLIERASIFPYLFPRDFGDLLRYALNLSPQAHYHLSALPSVAPWLWRYFRESAPERAKRHALDALPLVERCLEEHDALIQLSGAGDIVRRTGWIKLYRSEKSLAKGVVDAARLRDFSLRVEELDAAGLSALEPDIAPVVGAVHFLDTASVADPCAVAQAYAALFQRRGGRFLAGDVRALEQTRDGHWSVPTHDGALIVRDIVVALGPWSDQIFRPLGYDLPFAVKRGYHMHYAAAEGARLFHPVLDADNGYVLAPMTRGVRLTTGAEFARRDAPPTPVQVDKDEILARTLFPLGERLDPKPWMGCRPCFPDMLPIIGKAPRHQGLWFDFGHQHHGFTLGPVSGRLLAEIMTGEAPFTDPAPYAVERFR from the coding sequence ATGCAGCAGACCGCCGATGTCGCCGTGCTGGGCGCGGGAATGGTCGGAGTCTCGGCCGCCCTGCATCTGCAGGCGCGCGGGCGCGAGGTGGTCCTCGTCGACCGCCATGGCGCGGCCGGGCTGGAGACGAGCTTCGGCAACGCCGGGCTCATCGAGCGGGCCTCGATCTTCCCTTATCTCTTCCCGCGCGACTTCGGCGATCTCCTGCGCTATGCGCTCAATCTCTCTCCGCAGGCGCATTATCATCTCTCGGCCCTGCCCAGCGTCGCGCCCTGGCTGTGGCGCTATTTCCGCGAGAGCGCGCCGGAACGCGCCAAGCGCCACGCTCTGGACGCGCTGCCGCTGGTCGAGCGCTGCCTCGAGGAGCATGACGCGCTGATCCAGCTCTCGGGCGCGGGCGACATCGTGCGCCGTACCGGCTGGATCAAGCTCTATCGCAGCGAGAAGAGCCTCGCCAAAGGCGTCGTCGACGCCGCCCGTCTGCGCGATTTCTCACTGCGCGTCGAGGAGCTGGACGCCGCCGGCCTCTCGGCGCTGGAGCCCGATATCGCGCCTGTCGTCGGCGCCGTGCATTTTCTCGACACGGCCTCGGTCGCCGATCCTTGCGCGGTGGCGCAGGCCTATGCCGCGCTGTTCCAGCGCCGCGGCGGGCGCTTCCTCGCCGGCGACGTGCGCGCCCTCGAGCAGACGCGCGACGGACATTGGAGCGTGCCGACTCACGATGGCGCGCTGATCGTCCGCGACATCGTCGTCGCGCTCGGCCCCTGGTCGGACCAGATATTCCGCCCGCTCGGCTATGATCTGCCTTTCGCGGTCAAGCGCGGCTATCACATGCATTACGCAGCGGCGGAGGGCGCGCGGCTCTTCCATCCGGTGCTCGACGCCGACAATGGCTACGTATTGGCGCCGATGACGCGCGGCGTGCGCCTCACCACCGGCGCCGAATTCGCCCGCCGCGACGCGCCGCCGACGCCCGTGCAGGTGGACAAGGACGAAATCCTCGCCCGCACGCTGTTCCCGCTCGGCGAGCGGCTCGACCCCAAGCCCTGGATGGGTTGCCGGCCCTGTTTCCCGGACATGCTGCCGATCATCGGCAAGGCGCCGCGCCATCAGGGGCTCTGGTTCGACTTCGGCCATCAGCATCATGGCTTCACGCTGGGGCCCGTGAGCGGGAGGCTGCTGGCCGAAATTATGACCGGCGAGGCGCCCTTCACCGATCCGGCCCCCTACGCGGTCGAGCGATTTCGATAA
- a CDS encoding phosphodiester glycosidase family protein, giving the protein MRKILMASVLAALSIAVGLAVIYFRNGSYGFNAVLRRGVSIWVAVDAIDSRLTRSVRYALAHDFTPESGEIHWMTRAPGFETAEMPVLVEGKEADRLLLARVDPRLWRISVHNEPSGNRHLDDWMRDLHATLVINGSYFGSKGEPDTPFRSEGVDLGPADYVATHGAFVAAPDSARLVDLKDKDWRDVFLGADNALVSYPLLLDESGATRAKPSQWLASRTFLAEDHAGRIVLGTSEDALLTLEKLAALLHATPLDLKLALNLDGGPVSCQAIALGDFRRRHCGTMEVQAKGGDIRLLQPLVPGGDMWGLPVVVAIRPAAPR; this is encoded by the coding sequence ATGCGCAAGATTTTGATGGCTAGCGTTCTTGCTGCTCTGTCGATAGCCGTCGGCCTCGCCGTCATCTATTTTCGGAACGGAAGCTATGGCTTCAACGCCGTGCTGCGGCGGGGTGTCTCGATCTGGGTCGCGGTGGACGCCATCGATTCTCGCCTCACCCGGAGCGTGCGCTACGCCCTCGCGCATGATTTCACACCGGAGTCGGGCGAAATCCATTGGATGACGCGCGCGCCGGGCTTCGAGACCGCCGAAATGCCGGTCCTCGTCGAGGGAAAAGAAGCAGACAGGCTCCTTCTCGCCCGCGTCGACCCGCGGCTCTGGCGAATTTCCGTTCATAATGAGCCTTCCGGCAATCGCCACCTCGACGATTGGATGCGTGATCTTCACGCGACGCTCGTCATCAATGGCAGCTATTTCGGCTCGAAGGGCGAGCCGGACACGCCCTTCCGCAGCGAAGGCGTCGATCTTGGCCCAGCCGATTATGTCGCGACCCACGGCGCTTTCGTAGCCGCGCCCGACTCAGCCCGTCTCGTCGATCTGAAGGACAAGGACTGGCGCGACGTTTTCCTCGGCGCCGACAATGCGCTCGTTTCCTATCCGCTGCTGCTCGACGAGAGCGGAGCGACGCGCGCCAAGCCGTCGCAATGGCTCGCGAGCCGAACCTTTCTCGCCGAGGACCACGCCGGCCGCATCGTCCTCGGGACGAGCGAGGATGCATTGCTCACGCTGGAAAAGCTCGCAGCATTGCTGCATGCGACGCCGCTCGATCTGAAGCTCGCGCTCAATCTCGACGGCGGCCCCGTCTCCTGCCAGGCGATTGCGCTCGGCGATTTTCGCCGCCGCCACTGCGGAACGATGGAGGTGCAGGCGAAAGGCGGCGACATTCGCCTGTTGCAGCCCCTCGTCCCGGGCGGGGACATGTGGGGGTTGCCGGTCGTCGTCGCCATTCGCCCGGCGGCGCCTCGGTGA
- the purB gene encoding adenylosuccinate lyase produces the protein MIPRYSRPEMTKIWEPQTRFRIWFEIEAYACDALAEIGVIPKESAKAIWDKADFVTFDVARIDEIERVTKHDVIAFLTHLGEFIGPDSRFVHQGMTSSDVLDTCLAVQLARAADLLIADVDGLLAAIKRRALEHKYTPTIGRSHGIHAEPTTFGLKLAQAYAEFTRSRERLVAARKEVATCAISGAVGTFANVDPRVEEHVAKQLGLAVEPVSTQVIPRDRHAAFFATLGVVASSVERLAIEIRHLQRTEVLEAEEYFSAGQKGSSAMPHKRNPVLTENLTGLARLVRGMVTPALENVALWHERDISHSSVERNIGPDATVTLDFALSRLTSVIDQLMIYPENMQKNLDRLGGLVHSQRVLLALTQKGVSREDAYSLVQRNAMPVWRGEGEFRKLLGADAEVSAKLSPAELDELFDLAYHFKHVDTIFDRVFGKA, from the coding sequence ATGATCCCCCGCTATTCCCGCCCCGAGATGACGAAGATTTGGGAGCCGCAGACGCGCTTTCGCATCTGGTTCGAGATCGAGGCCTATGCCTGCGACGCGCTCGCCGAGATCGGCGTCATCCCCAAGGAGAGCGCCAAGGCGATCTGGGACAAGGCCGATTTCGTCACTTTCGACGTCGCGCGCATCGACGAGATCGAGCGCGTGACCAAGCATGACGTCATCGCCTTTTTGACCCATCTCGGCGAGTTCATCGGCCCGGATTCGCGCTTCGTGCATCAGGGCATGACCAGCTCCGACGTGCTCGACACCTGCCTCGCCGTGCAATTGGCGCGCGCCGCCGATCTTCTGATCGCCGATGTCGACGGATTGCTCGCCGCGATAAAGCGCCGTGCGCTGGAGCATAAATATACGCCGACGATCGGCCGCTCGCATGGCATTCACGCCGAGCCGACGACCTTCGGCCTGAAGCTCGCGCAAGCCTACGCCGAATTCACCCGCTCGCGCGAGCGCCTCGTCGCCGCGCGCAAGGAGGTCGCAACCTGCGCCATCTCCGGCGCCGTCGGCACTTTCGCCAATGTCGATCCGCGCGTCGAGGAGCATGTCGCCAAGCAGCTCGGCCTCGCGGTGGAGCCTGTCTCGACGCAGGTCATTCCGCGCGATCGTCACGCCGCTTTTTTCGCGACGCTCGGCGTCGTGGCGTCATCGGTGGAGCGGCTGGCGATCGAGATTCGCCATCTGCAGCGCACGGAAGTGCTGGAGGCGGAGGAATATTTCTCGGCCGGGCAGAAGGGCTCCTCCGCAATGCCGCACAAGCGCAATCCGGTGCTGACCGAAAATCTCACCGGCCTCGCACGGCTGGTGCGCGGCATGGTGACGCCGGCGCTGGAGAATGTCGCGCTGTGGCATGAGCGCGATATCTCGCACTCCTCCGTCGAGCGCAATATCGGCCCCGACGCGACAGTGACGCTCGACTTCGCGCTCTCACGTCTGACCAGCGTCATCGATCAGCTCATGATCTATCCCGAGAATATGCAGAAGAATCTCGACCGCCTCGGCGGGCTCGTGCATTCGCAGCGCGTGCTGCTGGCGCTGACGCAAAAGGGCGTCTCACGCGAGGATGCTTATTCGCTGGTGCAGCGCAACGCCATGCCGGTGTGGCGCGGCGAAGGCGAGTTCCGCAAGCTGCTCGGCGCCGACGCCGAGGTGAGCGCGAAGCTCTCGCCCGCGGAGCTCGATGAATTGTTCGATCTCGCCTATCACTTCAAGCATGTCGACACGATCTTCGATCGCGTGTTCGGCAAGGCGTGA